DNA from Rhinoderma darwinii isolate aRhiDar2 chromosome 6, aRhiDar2.hap1, whole genome shotgun sequence:
TAGAGGTACATGGGGCCTCATCTGTACGTCTCCGATTTTATTTTGtcagaatctgacagaaaaaaaattgtgacactgTCCATCGGATGCCGTATGTACAGAGGTATTTTCTGCTAGAAActctgcttctaggggagaatatatcCGTACTCCGTACATACGACACCTGACAGAGACTGTGTAGCAGCACATGGAGCCATTTTTGAACGACGTGCGTCACACGACACCATCATATAGATAGGGTGTAGTTATGTATGTTAGAAGACATTCTAACGACTATGGTGCCAGACAAAGAATAACGGTTTTAATGACCACTACAGTGTGAAATACCGATATATGGCTCATAAGggatattttctttatttaatgCTACATAAAGAAGAGAACTTATTACTGATATTTAAGAATTAAACTGTTGAATTTTAACCTTCACATAATATAACTTTGTAGTAAATGGGACAGCAGAGAACTTATTTACATTTCCCTCACACACTTTCCATCTGAGTTTCACTACACAACGCCCTCCCCCCCTTTGGGCGCCCCTTGCTTTGTTCAGTTTCCAACATTCCCCCATTTAATCCCATCCAATGAGGACGGGCGCTGTGAAGAAAAACAAAAGTGGCCATTGGTGGACTCTTCAGCGTGACACCCCGCCCATTTTGAGTCTGCCACGGGTTTGTGAATGGGGGGTCCAGCACACTGATTAGTATAGTGGGCGGGGACTAGGAGTTTGGCGGAGACCCCGCCCCTTTCCCTTGTTGCAGAGTTACGCCTTCTTATAAGGAGAGGGGCGCTTGTTGCTGCACTGGAGTGAGTTATGTTTGGAGAGGAGATTCAGCTGACGGACATTGTTATTTACAGCTGTCCGCATTCACATTACTGGAAGCGCCACAGCGGGACTCTCTGACTATTTCCCGCGACTGTTTCTGGACTACGAGCCGCTGTATAACTCTGGACACCCGAGTGGAGCTTCTCTTCAGTGCACTAAAGAGTCCGTGGATTTACTCTCGGATTGCTCCCTGCGCTCTGGCGCCTCCTTTTGATAGGAGTCGCGCACAGCAGACACTTGTTGCCCGGGACTAGTACACGATGAGGAGTGCGGGGCGCCTGCTGTGTGCGCTCACCCTGCTGCTGCTGGGGGTCCCCCTTCCTCCTGGCTCAGCAGCCCAGCCCTACCATGGAGAGAAGGGTATCTCTGCCCCGGAACACGGCTTCTGCCAGCCTATCTCCATCCCCTTGTGCACGGACATTGCCTACAACCAGACCATCATGCCCAATCTGCTGGGCCACACCAACCAAGAGGACGCAGGGCTGGAGGTGCACCAGTTCTACCCGCTGGTGAAGGTGCAGTGCTCGCCGGAGCTGCGCTTCTTCTTGTGCTCCATGTACGCACCAGTGTGTACGGTGCTGGAGAACGCCATCCCTCCGTGCCGGTCGCTGTGTGAACGGGCCAGGCAAGGCTGTGAGGCCCTGATGAACAAGTTCGGCTTCCAGTGGCCAGAGAGACTCCGCTGCGAGAACTTCCCGGTGCACGGAGCGGGAGAGATCTGCGTGGGGCAGAACACATCGGACACACCGGCCGGTCCCACCGCCAACCCGACGCCGTTCCTGCCTGATCTGATCACCTTCCAGCCGAACTCCCCGCACCGGGACTTTACCTGCCCCCGCCAGCTCAAAGTGCCCCCGTACCTGGGGTACCGCTTTCTGGGAGAGAAGGACTGTGGTGCGCCGTGCGAGCCCAGCAAAGCCAACGGCTTGATGTACTTCAAGGAGGAGGAGGTGCGCTTCGCCCGGCTCTGGGTGGGCATCTGGGCCATCCTGTGCGGCATCTCCACCCTCTTCACCGTGCTAACCTACCTAGTGGACATGCGGCGCTTCAGCTACCCGGAGCGGCCCATCATCTTCCTGTCCGGCTGCTACTTCATGGTGGCGGTGGCTTATGCCGCGGGCTTCCTGCTGGAGGAGCGCGCCGTGTGCCTGGATCGCTTCTCGGAGGACACGTACCGCACGGTGGCGCAGGGCACCAAGAAGGAGGGCTGCACCATCCTCTTCATGATCCTCTACTTCTTCGGCATGGCCAGCTCCATCTGGTGGGTCATCCTGTCTCTCACCTGGTTCCTGGCCGCTGGCATGAAATGGGGCCACGAAGCCATAGAAGCCAACTCTCAGTACTTCCACCTGGCGGCCTGGGCCGTGCCCGCCGTGAAGACCATTACCATCCTAGCTATGGGCAAGGTGGACGGCGACCTCCTGAGTGGCGTGTGCTACGTGGGTATCAACAGCGTGCCGTCCCTCCGCGGCTTCGTGCTGGCGCCGCTCTTCGTCTACCTGTTCATCGGCACGTCGTTCCTGCTGGCCGGCTTCGTGTCCCTGTTTCGTATCCGCACCATCATGAAGCACGACGGCAGCAAGACGGAGAAGTTGGAGAAGCTGATGGTGCGAATCGGGGTGTTCAGCGTCCTGTACACGGTGCCCGCCACCATCGTGCTGGCATGTTACTTCTACGAGCAGGCGTTCCGGGAGACGTGGGAGAAGACGTGGCTCATGCAGACATGTAAGAGCTTCGCCATCCCGTGCCCTAGCCATCACTTCTCCCCCATGAGCCCGGATTTCACCGTGTTCATGATCAAGTATCTGATGACCATGATCGTGGGCATCACCTCCAGCTTCTGGATCTGGTCCGGGAAAACTCTGCAGTCCTGGCGTAAGTTCTACCATAGACTCAGCAACGGCAGCAGCGGTAAAGGAGAGACCGCGGTATGAGGAGCCCCCCCACCCATATGAACTGCCTGATCTACCCCACAGTGCTGCCGGTCTGTGGATCATTGACTCCTTACTGGTCTTATTGCACATGTTCCTCCAGGTCTTCTCCTTCATCCCATGTGGACTGTTTCATTATAAGTTATAATAACTTGACTGCAGTTGGGCCATGCACATTGTTCCACACCCTGTGATGTATGATAACCCTGCTGGAGATCGGTGTACTCTGTGCCTCACTGATAGGGACTCTTAAGCCCAGGTCCTACCTTTGCTGTGAAGTTGAATACAATTGattgctctctgttatctgcTGTGACTTTTACCAATAGGGATTATTGCCAGCAAGTCCAGAAGATCTACCCAAGGATCACTATCTCGCAGATCTCCAGTGAGATCATCTTCTATATCTGTGGATGATGCTAGCAGATCTTCTTATTGTATAAGCTttgtactttttttgttttttctcacttttttgtttttgttttttatataatatatttgcTTGTAAATGCCAGGATATTTAGTAAAcagcagtggtctgcaacctgtggctctcccatATGATAGAATGCCAACTCTGCATTCCCTGATGGCCTGTAGTTGCCACTTAAGAGCCACAAGTTGCAGATTGTTGCTGTAACTTGTAGTGGAGACATTGTTACGTTTGCCATTTACTCAGCTGTAGGACAGGCCATGTTTACACAGCAGATCAGGCTTTGTGGGTGCCCAATAACCCGGCTCCTTTGAGTTCCATGCAGACAGTTAATTAAAGTTCCAGTGACTGGAGTGTCACCTACCCAGCAGCTGGGCAAATAGCACCTTTTGGTGGAGATTCTCCTACTATTATGTCAACAAGGTTCACACAAAAGCTCTGTGTCCCACAATCTATTGACCTTAAATCTATGGGATCCAATTTACATGATCTGTATGCTTTTAATTTGGGAATGGGATTTTTAAATGCAAAAGTTTGTTCTTTTTATTCCTATTGTCATGGCTTGTTGATAGATGTATTGGCTAGTGTTAACCCTTGTGGGGTAAGAAGTGTTCTTGCAGGTCAGGGGAGAAATAGTTAAATATTCTAGTGTCTGGGGCTAGCAACACATTCTTCTTGCAAAGCATTGCCATCTTCTCCAGCTGCAAATTGGGTTAAAGCATTTCCTTTGTAGACAAACGCCAAATGGCCTTTCTGATTAATCTGCCACCCATaacttgtgggggaggggggagtttGGGCTTTAACAATATCCAGGCATTGTAAAGTGAATTTTTATGGTTTAAAGAGTATTATGTCTTTTTAAATGGTCTTACAGCACTAGCAAAGCAATGTTTAACACttaacaccattttttttatagctcACCCCTTGTGAGCAGAGGTTAAAGGTGACCATACATatcatcctttttttttatagcggAGTATACTGACTGTGTCCAGTCTGTAATGGCAACTTATTAGTTCTCAGTCCTGGTACATTCAATGGTCTTTATCTAATTCTAGGAAAGTATTTAGAACAAAAAGCTTAGGcaggtttaactttttttttattttttttattttccggtgTATTGTCAGTTCTATCCCCAGATGAAAtctccatttatttttctacacCCAGGGAGTATAATAGTTGCTGCATAACGTGTATTTTGACAGTCATACTATGTACAACCTTTAAGAGACTATTTTATAAATGGATTTTTGTAATGTGCATGTCAAGCTATTGACAGATGAAGACGacattgttatatattttttgtaaataACTACCTTTTTTGTACGaagatatatatgtatttatacatttctaagcCTCACTCTTATCTCATGTACAGAACACTAAATAAAGCCTACTTTttaggtaatattgttggtgtttTTAATGGGGAtttgtgtttttatgtaaatGGTAGAACATGTAAATCGGGTATGCAATCGACAGTCTAACAAATGAAAACTGAAATATAACATATAGCAATTTTAAAATTTCAGTTTATCTGATATTGACTTAAAAATATTtagtaagggtatgctcacacgcttatcaaaaaacatgacaatacggagctgttttcaagcgaaaacagcttctgattttcggccattttttttagGCAAACTCACGTCTTTTTACGGCTGTTTGTGGAGCCTTTTTTTCTATAAACCATGAAAATCGGCTGCAAAAACTGGTCAGGAAGTGACACACTTCTGTTTCGCAGGTGTTTTtaaacacggccgttttttttgtttttttaaaacgacattgtcaaaaaaaacgccccgtcggaacagaatgctgtttttcccattgaaatcaatgggcaggtgtttggaggcgttctgcttccgaatttatggcccaaaaataagctgtgtgaacgtaccctaatacTTGCTATGGAGAACATCCTGCCCAGTGGTAGCAAACGAAAGATCATTTGGTACCTGTTGGCCATGTGACCTCGCAGGGAGCAAAGAAGCCGAATGGAACTTGTAGTATGGATGTTGCTGCCAGTCTCAAAAGGACACTGCTTCCTGTCGGTGTAGGGAGATGAGAACAAAAACAGCCGGGGCTTACAGAATGTGTTTATAATTAAAAACAGAGATTAACCAGTTCCAGACCAGGCCATCTTCCCCTGGTTATGACCAGATGtattttcattctttttagcataTAGCGCTTGGCTATGTGTGGCAGCCTCATggaaaaatgaatggagcagtgggtGAGTGTGTGCAGTACTGCTTCATTCCCGTAGGACACTCCAGGACCCCTGCTCTTGGGATCagtggggtcccagaggttggactccCATCGATCAGACATTTAATCACCGATCCTGTGCATAGATGATCATTATGAGAAACATATTTTAAAGCctgtttaaagaggttctgtcaccagattataaatgccccatctcctacataatctgattggcgctgtaatttagatctcggcagtggtttttatttagaaaaattatcatttttgagcaattttagatttatgctaattcgtttcttaatgaccaagtgggtgttgtaaagagaagtgtatgatgctgaccaatcaggttGTGGTCAGGGGATCTGTTATCTAGCATATCTCTTCATAAAACATGTGAATGTATCAGCAAGGGAAACATTCCTGAATATTTTCTAAGGGAATGTGGTATCCATTTTTGATGGAAAAAGACTTTGACCAAAGTATCACTGTGTAGAAGTGGCCTGCGTTTTGCATATTTGTTACCCAAAACTAGGGAGTGAGTGCAAAATATGGAAAGGTGCAAACCTttccattaggccttattcacacggtagtgtccgttttgcatgcgcaaaaaatgctgcgttttgcgcgtgcaaaaggtccgtgtgtcagcatacggtgcgcggctgtgtgattttcgcgcagccggcatcttgATGACACTGGCTTTATGTTTACAAacggaaaagcatgtggtgctttttgtgttttcattcattgtttttactgctgttgcgtgaatcactaagtgcttccgtgtgccgagcgcgatttgcacgcacccgttAACTTCAATGCGTGCAGCGTGAAACACAGTcttatataggacatgtcgtgcgtttcatgcaacggacatacgctgcgtgaaattcactgaccgtctgaacggccccattcagtaacgtaggtccgtgcgacgcgtgtgatttctgactcttttctgtgagattacaacaagccacgcgtaatctcgcgagattacggaggtaaacgagatttcgtttcccttgctggaaatctcaaagaaaagagtcagaagtgtcaggattctgaatacacatgatgtccaggctggatttcatttgtagtcattatcaggacacttgtgtatgtggctgcacatcgttctagtaagaacactatgtgctgtgtaaatgaatggagaggagtgcatgacgctgactggtcacggattggtcagcgtcatacacgtaaacacgcccagttggacataatgaaaaaaaaatgcccagttgtccatttcaaagctcatttgcatatatatatatatatatatatatatatatatatatatattagctcataacttggccaaaaatgaacgtttttaaaaaaacaaaacgttactgttatctacattgctgcgccgatcacatgcaataggagatagggatttgagaatctggtgacagagcctctttaagcgggtGAACGTACCCTTACAGAATGGCAGATCTCCTCTATGCGGCGCGTTGTCCTTCCTGCTGTGTATCTTGCAGGTGCCTGAGTTCTGTACTAGGATTTTTAGTGTGGTAAGGTTCTGCCTGGCTCATTTATGCTGAGAGAACTATTAAACTTAAGGGAATTTCATGAACAGCAATTCCTTAAAttccatttttgtttttgctGAAACCTCTTCATTCACAAATAGGTGcttttttgctaatttattatATCACTTCTGCTTGTAAGGCTGTGCTCACATCAGCACTGCCCTttttgttgaggggttccgtcgggttaacacctccacggaaaggcaaacggaaaccttagcttcagtttccctcaatattgatagcaatggtgacagaaacattgctgttggtttccatttgtcccgttttgacggaatccgactgcgctattggttccgtccaaaaaaacggaaccctatcacaacagtgacaaacggaaaccattagcaacgtttccatcaccattgagatcaatggtgagggaaactgaagcgaaggtttcagtttgccttcctgttgaggggttaacccgacggaaccccctcaacggaagggcaacgctgatgtgaacaggccctaagggtgCGTTCccatatatcagttgcatcagcatcaggttttttttatgtcgctcaagtgattacaactgatgcaaaaatggatcggttgccatcaggctttttcgaaATTTTTACTACAAtaccatcagttgtcgttagttgtcatcagtttttattatccatttttaacatcagtttttaccacaatgctcCACCACaaaggtagtctagggtctgcaaatgtgccaattttatcagtgTTCCATAGTTTGTGGTGGACTGGATacgtgatagattagatacatgttgtgtaTCATGTCGGGACTCTCCTCTGCTCTCGCCtcagcgctacactgaagtctgacacacacattgtaatggcaCGTGTGTCATATTAAGTGCAGCGCCAAGGCCGGCACcgagagagagcccagaaggcagctgctatCCACTGACCTCACTTTAAATCAGATCTTTGAAGCAGACATGGGAGCCTGCAAAGAcaccaaacactagccctaacttcagggagtaaCACGTTTTTGGTGcttttacagctacccaatcccaccccgcatctcctacccacaGCACTCTGGGATTGCTGTTgtatctattcacacaacagggcctGGGtgttggccgttaaaaacggccatCTCCGTAcgtttttgacggccgttttaCATCTGTGTTTTATCCGTTCTGTGTCCGTGTTTCTGATTTGGAcgaatttttaaaaacagatgaatttgtgGAGATTATGCTGTAGtgctttctgtagataatgccgccttGCCgtctgtatatagtaccacacatactgtgtggataatgccacagtgccctctgtagatagtgccgcactgctctctgtagatagtgccacaccccctgtagataattctgcAGTGCCttctttatagtgccacacacccctgtagatagcgccacgttgctctctatataatgccacaccccctgtagataatgatgcAGTGCccactttaaatagtgccacacaccaccttgtatataatgccacagtgccctctagatcgGGCCACACTGCTCTGTAGATAATCCTGCTGTACGCACTTTGTAGATAGAGCCTCACTgcactctgtatatagtgccacacccccctgtagataatgtggcagtgccctctttaaatagtgctacactcccccttgtacatagtgccacacaccctctgtagataatgccacagtgtcctctgtagatagaatCACACTCCTTTATGTATGTAGTGctgcagtgtcctctgtagatagtgccacacctctctgtatatagtggcacacaccccgtagataatgccgcaatgccctttttagatagtgccacacaaccccttgtatatagtgccacataccccctgtagataatgccacagttccctctgtagatcgtgccatacacccctctgtagatagtgccacagtaacccctgtagatagtcataaagccccttgtatatagcgccacacagcgcctcctgtagatagcgccacacccactgtacatagcgctatcccccttcccctgtagatagcgtcgctGAAGCGCCCTCTGTcagtggagtccccggccagagaattACCGACGCTGTGGCCAGCgattccctccaggaggagcccttaatGCCACAGTCCATATAAGGAAAGTGATGTTAGCGGTTACCTCTAGAAGTTGAATATCCGGCTAGTGTTGCAGTCATTctgctgactggggattccgctccaggagaagcccctgacgttactatccatatatggacagtgacattaggggcaactcctgaagcaaaaTCGACTGGCCACAGTATTGCagacactgtggccggggattccctcgaggaggagcccctgacgccactgtccatatgcgGACAGTGATGTCCGGTTACCGCTAGGAGTGGGATCTCCAGCCACAATTTTGCTGTGGTAGGGAATTCCAGTCCTAGctgtaacccctgacgtcactgtccatatatggacagtgacattaggggcaactcctgaagtgaaaTCGACTGGCCACAGTATTGCagacactgtggccggggattccctcaagaatgagcccctgacgccactgtccatattcggacagtgatgtcgggttaCCGCtcggagcggaatctccagccacagTGTTgctgtggcaggggattccgctcctagctgtaacccctgacgtcactgtccatatatggacagtgtcgtcaggGGCTCCGCCTGGAGGGAATCCGCTTATAGAAGCAACCCCTGACAGTACTCATTCTGGAGGGAATCCACAGCCACagatacagtggcactatctactgggggggggacctgtcctatttttgacggaacggccacacggttccgttaaaacaacagaagggtgcatggccccattgaaatgaatgtgtcagggtgctatcagttaaaaaaacagatagaaCCCTGACGAAAATaacggaagtgggcatgaggcctaaagtttTTGGGTCCGGCTCCTGCATAGGTCCAGCGCCATATggcgccacaactgatgtcccctgtaccagaacagatcccatagcaagctatgggatccgttctagcatcagtttccctccggctgttctgcaacacgccagagggaaactgaaactgacatatgtgaacggcccctaagtaATACTCTGATTATTGGAATACTGTACTATTACTGTATTTTGTCCCCACCTCCGCAACTCCT
Protein-coding regions in this window:
- the FZD7 gene encoding frizzled-7 gives rise to the protein MRSAGRLLCALTLLLLGVPLPPGSAAQPYHGEKGISAPEHGFCQPISIPLCTDIAYNQTIMPNLLGHTNQEDAGLEVHQFYPLVKVQCSPELRFFLCSMYAPVCTVLENAIPPCRSLCERARQGCEALMNKFGFQWPERLRCENFPVHGAGEICVGQNTSDTPAGPTANPTPFLPDLITFQPNSPHRDFTCPRQLKVPPYLGYRFLGEKDCGAPCEPSKANGLMYFKEEEVRFARLWVGIWAILCGISTLFTVLTYLVDMRRFSYPERPIIFLSGCYFMVAVAYAAGFLLEERAVCLDRFSEDTYRTVAQGTKKEGCTILFMILYFFGMASSIWWVILSLTWFLAAGMKWGHEAIEANSQYFHLAAWAVPAVKTITILAMGKVDGDLLSGVCYVGINSVPSLRGFVLAPLFVYLFIGTSFLLAGFVSLFRIRTIMKHDGSKTEKLEKLMVRIGVFSVLYTVPATIVLACYFYEQAFRETWEKTWLMQTCKSFAIPCPSHHFSPMSPDFTVFMIKYLMTMIVGITSSFWIWSGKTLQSWRKFYHRLSNGSSGKGETAV